Proteins found in one Luteimonas chenhongjianii genomic segment:
- a CDS encoding family 43 glycosylhydrolase has protein sequence MSRSMLRAPLLVACCLAGLSYAAGTVAATPASATAGASEASPWARGIENQRKADLGDGTFLNPVFAGDRPDPSVLKDGEDYYLTLSSFDAYPGLPLWHSRDLVNWQPLGHAITKNVGSIWAPDIIKHDGRYFIYFPARTGGTEGSERSNYVVWADDIRGPWSEPVNIGLGRYIDPGHAVGEDGKRYLFLSGGAYVQLSDDGLSVVGEAKHVYDGWQYPAEWDVEAYAQEGPKINFRDGWYYMTTAVGGTAGPPTGHMVITARSRSIHGPWENSPHNPIVRTVSRDEPWWSRGHATIVEGTDDRWWMMYHGYENGYWTLGRQALLEPIEWTDAGWFVAKGGDLGQPLAKPAGESVGEHGMALSDDFSSGRLGAQWSFYNPTPNEYERLSFGDGTLSLQGKGTQPRDSSPLTVIAGDKSYEFQVEMEIEPGAQGGALLFYSDRLYVGVGSNGERFIMHRYGEERPTQIAPSATGGKLWMRVRNDQHIVTIHTSTDGESWTKYPVQMEISGYHHNVAGRFLAVKPAIYAAGEGQVHFRNFQYRALD, from the coding sequence ATGTCGCGATCAATGTTGCGTGCCCCCCTGCTCGTTGCCTGCTGCCTGGCCGGCCTGTCGTATGCCGCCGGTACTGTTGCAGCGACCCCCGCCAGCGCGACGGCGGGTGCTTCGGAGGCGTCGCCCTGGGCACGCGGCATCGAGAACCAGCGCAAGGCCGATCTCGGCGACGGCACCTTCCTCAATCCGGTCTTCGCCGGCGACCGTCCCGACCCCTCGGTGCTCAAGGACGGCGAAGACTACTACCTGACCCTGTCCTCGTTCGATGCATATCCGGGCCTGCCGCTGTGGCATTCGCGCGATCTCGTGAACTGGCAGCCGCTGGGCCACGCGATCACGAAGAACGTCGGCTCGATCTGGGCGCCGGACATCATCAAGCACGATGGCCGGTACTTCATCTACTTCCCGGCGCGGACCGGCGGTACCGAGGGCAGCGAGCGCAGCAACTATGTGGTCTGGGCCGACGACATCAGGGGGCCATGGAGCGAGCCAGTCAACATCGGTCTTGGCCGCTACATCGATCCCGGGCACGCGGTCGGCGAAGACGGCAAGCGCTATCTGTTCCTCAGCGGGGGCGCCTACGTGCAGCTCTCGGACGACGGCCTGAGCGTCGTGGGCGAAGCCAAGCACGTCTACGACGGCTGGCAGTATCCCGCGGAATGGGACGTCGAGGCCTACGCGCAGGAAGGGCCGAAGATCAACTTCCGCGACGGCTGGTACTACATGACCACTGCCGTCGGCGGCACTGCCGGCCCGCCGACCGGGCATATGGTGATCACTGCGCGTTCGCGTTCGATCCATGGACCGTGGGAGAACTCGCCGCACAATCCGATCGTGCGGACCGTCAGCCGCGATGAGCCGTGGTGGTCGCGAGGCCACGCGACGATTGTCGAAGGCACCGACGACCGCTGGTGGATGATGTATCACGGCTACGAGAACGGGTACTGGACGCTCGGCCGGCAGGCGCTGCTGGAGCCGATCGAATGGACCGACGCCGGCTGGTTCGTGGCCAAGGGCGGCGACCTCGGCCAGCCGCTGGCCAAGCCGGCGGGCGAGTCCGTCGGCGAACACGGCATGGCGCTGTCGGATGATTTCAGCAGCGGACGGCTGGGCGCGCAGTGGTCGTTCTACAACCCGACGCCGAACGAGTACGAACGGCTGTCGTTCGGCGACGGCACCCTGAGCTTGCAGGGCAAGGGCACGCAGCCGCGCGACAGCTCGCCGCTGACGGTCATCGCCGGCGACAAGTCCTACGAGTTCCAGGTGGAGATGGAGATCGAGCCGGGCGCGCAGGGCGGGGCGCTGCTGTTCTACAGCGACAGGCTCTACGTCGGCGTGGGCAGCAACGGCGAGCGTTTCATCATGCATCGCTATGGCGAAGAGCGCCCGACCCAGATCGCGCCCAGCGCGACGGGCGGCAAGCTGTGGATGCGTGTCCGCAACGATCAGCACATCGTCACCATTCACACCAGCACCGATGGCGAGAGCTGGACCAAGTATCCGGTGCAGATGGAAATTTCCGGCTATCACCACAATGTGGCCGGGCGGTTCCTGGCGGTGAAGCCCGCGATCTATGCGGCCGGCGAGGGCCAGGTGCACTTCCGAAACTTCCAGTACCGCGCGCTCGACTGA
- a CDS encoding sugar porter family MFS transporter, producing the protein MTSRQTGENTGLIIMISCVATIGGFLFGFDSGVINGTVDGLQRAFNSDSVGTGFNVASMLLGCAVGAFFAGRLADVFGRRAALIAAAVLFLVSAWGSGIATGSLEFVIYRVIGGLAVGAASVMSPAYISEVSSARYRGRLATMQQIAIIGGLFAAFLSNYLLARVAGGSTAEFWAGYEAWRWMFWIEIAPAALFFVALFAIPESPRFLVARGRMVKAEQVLVRLYGEIEGRRKLVEIRESLAADLHRPKFSDLISKATGRVRPIVWVGIGLAVFQQLVGINVVFYYGAVLWQAVGFSENDALLINVLSGALSIGACIVSLLLVDRIGRKPLLWIGSLGMAVTLTGVTIAFATGTLGDDGRLLLSDSMGMLALVAANLYVIFFNMSWGPVMWVMLGEMFPNQIRGSGLAVAGLFQWGANFLITWTFPMLLAGIGLAGAYGLYAFAAALSVAFVLRYVHETRGRELEDMEG; encoded by the coding sequence ATGACGTCAAGACAGACGGGCGAGAACACCGGGCTGATCATCATGATCAGCTGTGTCGCCACGATCGGTGGATTCCTGTTCGGATTCGACAGTGGTGTCATCAACGGCACCGTCGACGGCCTGCAGCGGGCCTTCAATTCCGACTCCGTGGGCACGGGCTTCAACGTCGCCTCGATGCTGCTCGGCTGCGCGGTGGGTGCGTTCTTCGCCGGGCGACTGGCCGACGTGTTCGGCCGACGCGCGGCGCTGATCGCAGCCGCCGTGCTGTTCCTGGTCTCGGCATGGGGGTCGGGCATCGCCACCGGCTCACTGGAGTTCGTGATCTACCGCGTCATCGGCGGACTGGCGGTCGGCGCCGCCAGCGTGATGTCGCCCGCCTACATCAGCGAGGTGTCGTCGGCACGCTATCGCGGACGCCTGGCCACGATGCAGCAGATCGCGATCATCGGCGGCCTGTTCGCGGCGTTCCTCAGCAACTACCTGCTGGCACGGGTGGCAGGTGGCTCGACAGCAGAGTTCTGGGCCGGCTACGAAGCGTGGCGCTGGATGTTCTGGATCGAGATCGCACCCGCCGCGCTGTTCTTCGTGGCGCTGTTCGCGATTCCCGAAAGTCCGCGCTTCCTCGTCGCCCGCGGGCGCATGGTCAAGGCCGAGCAGGTGCTCGTTCGCCTGTATGGCGAGATCGAGGGTCGCCGCAAGCTCGTCGAGATCCGCGAATCGCTGGCTGCCGACCTGCACCGGCCGAAGTTCTCCGATCTGATCTCCAAAGCCACGGGACGGGTACGCCCGATCGTCTGGGTCGGCATCGGCCTGGCCGTGTTCCAGCAACTGGTCGGCATCAACGTGGTCTTCTATTACGGCGCCGTGCTGTGGCAGGCCGTCGGTTTCTCGGAGAACGATGCGCTGTTGATCAACGTGCTGTCCGGCGCGCTGAGTATTGGCGCCTGCATCGTGTCGCTGCTGCTGGTCGACCGCATCGGTCGCAAGCCGTTGCTGTGGATCGGCTCGCTCGGCATGGCGGTCACGCTGACCGGCGTCACGATCGCATTCGCCACCGGCACGCTCGGCGATGACGGTCGCCTGCTGCTGTCCGATTCGATGGGCATGCTGGCCCTGGTCGCCGCCAACCTCTACGTGATCTTCTTCAACATGTCCTGGGGCCCGGTCATGTGGGTGATGCTCGGCGAGATGTTCCCCAACCAGATCCGGGGCTCGGGTCTCGCGGTCGCCGGCCTGTTCCAGTGGGGCGCGAACTTCCTGATCACCTGGACCTTCCCGATGCTGCTCGCCGGGATCGGCCTTGCGGGCGCATACGGGCTCTATGCCTTCGCGGCGGCGCTGTCGGTGGCGTTCGTGCTGCGCTACGTCCACGAGACCCGCGGTCGCGAGCTCGAGGACATGGAAGGCTGA
- a CDS encoding LacI family DNA-binding transcriptional regulator, translated as MPAAKKTPKATVPVEMKRPATINDIARLAGVSKKTVSRIINHSPLVRQDTREKVETLMREVGYSPDPLARGLAFRRSFLIGMVYDNPTAQFIVNMQYGALDSLRGSGFELVVHPCDSRSPDYVDGVRRFVQQQKLHGVMLVPRVSEDPALAAMLDSIGMRYVRIAAVSMDRPERMVVTHDHDGAAEVADYLQSLGHRDIGLITGPRDYRSSIERTGGFLSALQKRGIELPKSRIVEAGYTFESGVAAAEKLLSGKKRPTAVFCGNDEMAAGVYRVAMREGISVPRELSVVGYDDSPLATRLWPPLTSVRRDTRDTGRIAAAMLIQPEDDLRPLASVRPHLILRDSCQPPG; from the coding sequence ATGCCCGCAGCGAAGAAGACCCCGAAGGCAACGGTTCCGGTGGAGATGAAGCGGCCGGCGACGATCAACGACATCGCCAGGCTCGCCGGGGTGTCCAAGAAGACCGTCTCGCGGATCATCAACCACTCGCCGCTGGTGCGGCAGGACACGCGCGAGAAGGTCGAGACGCTGATGCGCGAGGTGGGCTACTCGCCTGATCCACTCGCGCGCGGGCTGGCGTTCCGGCGCTCGTTCCTGATCGGCATGGTCTACGACAACCCGACCGCGCAGTTCATCGTGAACATGCAGTACGGCGCGCTGGATTCGCTGCGCGGTTCGGGCTTCGAGCTGGTGGTGCATCCGTGCGACAGCCGCAGCCCGGATTACGTCGATGGCGTGCGCCGATTCGTCCAGCAGCAGAAGCTGCATGGCGTGATGCTGGTACCACGCGTGTCCGAGGACCCGGCGCTGGCCGCGATGCTCGATTCGATCGGGATGCGCTACGTGCGCATCGCCGCGGTGTCGATGGACAGGCCCGAGCGCATGGTGGTCACCCATGACCACGACGGCGCCGCCGAGGTCGCCGATTATCTGCAGTCGCTGGGCCATCGCGACATCGGCCTGATTACCGGCCCGCGCGACTACCGCTCGTCCATCGAACGGACCGGGGGCTTTCTCTCGGCGCTGCAGAAGCGCGGCATCGAACTGCCCAAGTCCCGCATCGTGGAGGCCGGTTACACCTTCGAATCCGGCGTGGCCGCGGCGGAGAAGCTGCTGTCGGGCAAGAAGCGTCCAACGGCGGTCTTCTGCGGCAATGACGAGATGGCCGCCGGTGTCTATCGGGTCGCCATGCGCGAAGGCATCAGCGTGCCGCGCGAGCTGTCGGTCGTCGGCTACGACGACAGCCCGCTGGCGACGCGCCTGTGGCCACCGTTGACCTCGGTCCGTCGCGACACGCGCGATACCGGCCGCATCGCCGCGGCAATGCTCATCCAGCCCGAGGACGATCTGCGGCCGCTGGCCAGCGTGCGGCCGCACCTGATCCTGCGCGATTCCTGCCAGCCGCCGGGCTAG